TTGATGACGGTCGCCGACACGATGATCGAGCGCGAGCGGCTCCGGCGGGACGTCCAGTCGCTCACCGCCGAGGGCCGGGTGAGCGCCATCGTCCTGGGGCTGCTCCCGGTCGGCCTCGCCGCGGTGATGTTCGTCATCAACCCCGACTACTCCCGCCAGCTCATCGACACCACGCTCGGCAACGTGATGCTGGTCGCGGCCGTGCTCTCGATGCTGGCCGGCTTCCTGTGGATGAAGAAGATCATCGACATCGAGATCTGAGGACGAGATGCTGCTCATCGGACTGTTCCTGCTCGCCGCGGCGATCATCCTGGTCATCTACGTCATCGGCTCCCAGGCCGACGAGAAGGCGGTCGTGCGCTCCTCGCTGCGCCAGCTCCAGGGCTACGAGGTCGAGAACGTCCGCGACCAGGAGCTGCTCGTCCCGCTGCGCGACCGCACGGTCACGCCGGTCCTCGCCGGCCTGACCAGCGTCGGCCGGCGGTTCACCCCGACCGGCTACGTCGACCAGGTCCGCAAGAAGTTCGTCTACGCCGGTGAGCCCCGGGCCGACGCCGTCGACCGGTTCCTCGCAGTGCGGGTGCTCACGGTGGCGTTCATCCCCCTGGCGTTCGCCCTCGTGTACTTCTGGAACCCGTTCGGTCTCGAGGGGCTGCTCCAGTTCGGGGTGTTCGCCCTCCTCACGGCGGCGCTGTTCCTCGGCCCCGACGCCTGGCTGAGCCGGAAGGTCGACGCCCGCCAGCTGGAGCTGCAGCGCAAGCTGCCCGACGTCCTCGACCTGCTCACCATCTCGGTGGAGGCCGGTCTGGGCTTCGAGCAGGCCCTCGACCGCACGATCGCCGCCGTCCCGGGCGCGCTGTCCGAGGAGTTCGCCCGGATGCTGGGCGAGGTGCGCGCCGGTGCCAGTCGCGCCGACGCCCTGCGGGCGCTCGACACCCGCACGAACGTCCCCGAGGTGAGGTCGTTCGTGCTGGCCATCCTCCAGGCCGACACCTTCGGTGTGTCCATCGGGCGGGTGCTGCGGGCCCAGGCCGACGAGATGCGGGTGAAGCGGCGCCAGCTGGCCCAGGAGCGCGCCCAGAAGGCCCCGGTGAAGATGCTGATCCCGATGGTGTTCTGCATCTTCCCGGCGCTGTTCGTCGTGGTCATCGGCCCGGCGATCATCAACATCCGTGAAGCCTTCTCCTGAGGCGGGGCCGGCGGACGCTTCCGACGGCCCCGTCGCCGCGCCTCGGCGGTCGGGTGGGCGGGGCCCCTCGCTGGCCACGGTCGTCGGTGCCGTCCTCGCGCTGTGGGGGGCCTACATCGGCTCGGCGGCGCTGTCGGACAACAGCTTCCTCACGCACCTCGCCACCGGCCGCCTGATCCTGCGCGACGGCGCCATCCCCCGTGTCGATCCCTACACGTTCACCGCCGGCGGTGAGCCCTGGGTGGTGCAGAGCTGGTTGGCGTCGCTCGGCTACGCCGCCGTCGAGCGCGCCGGAGGCATCGACGGGGTCCGCCTGCTCCTCACCGCGGTGACCGTCGCCCTCGTGGTGATCGTCTGGATGCTCACCCGACCGACGGACGGCCTCGTCGCCCGGTTCGCGGTGGCGGCATCGGCGGTGGCGGTGGGGGCGGCCACGTGGGGCCCTCGACCGCTGATGTTCGGGCTGCTGCTCCTCGCGCTGACCCTCCTGGTCGTGGAGCGCCGGATCACCCCCTACGTGCTCGTCGTCGTCTTCTGGTGCTGGGTCAACGTGCACGGCTCGTTCCCGCTCGGGTTGGCCGCCCTTGCCGCCCTCGCCGTGGGTGCACGGCTCGACGGCATTCGTCGTCCCGACGAGCTCCGCTACCTGCTCTGGGCGGCGGTGGGGACGGCGGCGGGTGCCCTCAACCCGCTGGGGCCGACGTTGCTGGTGTTCCCGGCCCGCCTCCTCGATCGACAGGACCTGTTCTCGTACGTGATCGAGTGGCAGTCGCCCGACTTCTCGGGCGCGTCGGGGCGGGTCTTCCTGGTGCAGCTGGTCGCCGGGATCGTGCTCCTCGTCCGGGTGCCCCGATGGCGCACGGCGGTCCCGTTGGTGCTCTTCACCGTGGCGGCGTTGGTGGCGTCGCGCAACATCGCCGTCGCCTCGCTCGTCCTCGTGCCCGGGATGGCCATCGGCGCCCGGGGGCTGGGGTCGCTCACCGGTGCGGTCCGCACCCGGGTGACCGCCGTCCTCTTCGCCATCGTCTGCGTCGCCGGCGCGGCCGTCACGGCGTCGGCCCTGCGGGAACCCGCCTATGACCTCGAGGCGTTCCCGGTCGACGCGGTCGCCTGGATGGGCGACAACGGCCTCCTCGGTCCCGGCCAGCGGCGCATGGTGCCCGATGTCGCCGGCAACTACCTCGAGCTCGTGCTCGGCGAGGACGCGGGGGTCTCCCAGGACGACCGGGTCGACATGTTCCCCCGCGGCGTGGTCGAGGACTACGTGACGCTCCTGCGGGGCCGCCCGGCCTGGGCCGACGTGCTGGCCCGCTGGGACCCCGACAGCGTGCTGTGGCGCCGGACGGACCCGCTGGCCTCGCTCCTCCTCGACGACCCCGCCTACCGCCTCGGCTACGCCGACGACGAGTGGGTCGTGTTCGTCCGGCGGTGAGCCCGGAACGAGCCGGGGCCGGGACGCGCCGAGGCCGGGACGCGCAACGAGCCGGGGCCCGAGGGCTCCGGCTCGTTGTCGGTTGGTGCTGGTCGGGTCACTTGAAGGCGCTGGCGATCTGACCGCCCGACCCGTCGTAGCTCCCGAAGACACTGTCGCCAAAGAACGCCAGTGCGGTGAGGCACACCACGGCGATCAAGGCGAGCAGCAGTGCGTACTCCACAAGGCTCGCCCCCTCGTCGCTGCGGTCGACATCGGCTCCGCTGGACATCGGGCATCGACTCCTTCGTCAGGGTCCGTGCAGCGAACGGGCGGGACGGAGAGCTCCGTCCCGCCCGCACACCACTCGTTCGAGACGATCAGCCGATGGCCGAGCCGACCTCGGAGAACTTCTCGTCGGCCTGGTTGCCGATGAAGGTGATGGCGATGATGCACACGACGGCGATCAGGGCCACGAGGAGGGCGTACTCGACGAGCGAGGCGCCACGGTCGGTCTTGCAACGAGCCTGGAGCCAGGCGCTGACGAAGTCGTACGAGGTCATCATGTTGGGGTCTCCCTGAGGATTGTTCTGACGGAAGGCCCGGAAGCCCCGGACCCATTGCTGCATCAGAAGGATCGGCGTGCGGAGGCTCCCCCTTCATGGGTCCTACGGCCCATTTCCCGCGACGGGGCCCCAGGTGGCGGACCTCAGTCGAGGTGCACGATCCCCATGCGAACCGCCTGCAGGACCGCCTGCGTGCGGTCGCGGGCGTCGAGCTTCTGGTAGATCGACGCCAGGTGGTTCTTCACCGTCTTCTGGCTGATGTAGAGCCGCTCGGCGACCTCGGGGGTCGAGCAGCCGTCGGCGATCAGCTGCAGGACCTCTTCCTCGCGCCGGCTCACGACCCGCTCCTCGTCAGCCGCGCCGAAGGCCTGGGCGTCGCCGAGGCGCCGGACCTCGTCGAGCATCGATGCCGCGATCTGGGGGGACAGCGCCGATTCCCCGCTCATGGCCAGGCGCACCGCGTCGGCGATCTCCTCGGTGGAGCAGTCCTTGACCAGGTAGCCGCTGGCCCCGGCCCGGATGGCGTCGGCGAGGACGCCCTGGTCGGCGTGCATGGTGAGCATCACGATCCGGACGTCGGGGGCGATCGCCCGGATCTGGCGCGTCGCCTCGACCCCGTCCATCTCCGGCATCGTCACGTCCATCAGGACGATGTCGGGGCGCAGCTGGTCGGCGAGTCGCACCGCCTCGTCGCCGTTGCCCGCCTCGGCCACGACGTCGAAACCCTGCTCGACCATCGATCGACGCAGGCCCTCCCGCAGCATCCGATGATCATCGGCCAACATGAGTCGGATCGTCATCCGGGGACCTCCGTCGCCTGGGCCCGGTCGTGGTTCGCTGAGGGTTCGCCGTCAGCCTAGAGCTTTGCCGGCTCCGTCTTCGGTGCCGGGAGCGTCGCGACGTCTGGCCGGTGGATGCTGCACCGCACCCTGGTGCCCCGCCCCTCCTCGCTGGCGACCTCGAGCGTGGCCCCGATGCTCGATGCCCGTTCCCGCATTCCCATCAGCCCGTAGCTGTCGAGCCGGCCCGCTCTCCCGATCGGGAAGCCCTTGCCGTCGTCGGTCACCTCGAGCGAGGCGGCCTCGCCGTTGCAGCGCCAGAGCACCCTGGCCCGGCTGGCGCCGGCGTGGCGTTCGACGTTGGTGAGGGCCTCCTGGGCGATGCGCCACATCTCGCGCTCCTGGAGCAGGGGGAGGCGGGCGTCGCGGTCGCAGTAGAGCTCAACGCGGAGTGCGCTGCGCTCGTGGATGCGGGCGGTGTAGGCCTCGAGCGTGTCGGCCATGCTGCTCGTCTCGGAGACGTCGGTGCGCAGGTCGTAGAGCGTGTCCCTCACCTCACGGATCACGCCCCGGACGTCGCTGCGGAGCTGGATCAACGCCGGGCCGATCTCGTCGCCACGACCCTCGGCGCTCACGATGCGGTCGAGCTCGAAGGCGAGGTAGGCGAGCGACTGGCCGATGCGGTCGTGGAGGTCGCGGGCGATGCGGGTCCGTTCCTCGTCGGCTCCGACGGTGCGCAGACGGCTGAACCAGCGGGCGTTGTCGATGGCGAGGGCGACCGGCTCGACGAAGCCCTTGAGGAGCTCGATGTCGCGGGGCCCGAAGTGCCCCTCGTCCTCGTGCTCCACGCAGAGGATCCCGATCACCGAGTGCCGGGCGGTGAGCACGCAGTACACGCCGGAGTTCGAGCGGGGGGACAGGCCCGGCCAGTTGCGGACGGAGAGGTTCTCGACCGACAG
This genomic interval from Acidimicrobiales bacterium contains the following:
- a CDS encoding type II secretion system F family protein — its product is MLLIGLFLLAAAIILVIYVIGSQADEKAVVRSSLRQLQGYEVENVRDQELLVPLRDRTVTPVLAGLTSVGRRFTPTGYVDQVRKKFVYAGEPRADAVDRFLAVRVLTVAFIPLAFALVYFWNPFGLEGLLQFGVFALLTAALFLGPDAWLSRKVDARQLELQRKLPDVLDLLTISVEAGLGFEQALDRTIAAVPGALSEEFARMLGEVRAGASRADALRALDTRTNVPEVRSFVLAILQADTFGVSIGRVLRAQADEMRVKRRQLAQERAQKAPVKMLIPMVFCIFPALFVVVIGPAIINIREAFS
- a CDS encoding Flp family type IVb pilin, coding for MQQWVRGFRAFRQNNPQGDPNMMTSYDFVSAWLQARCKTDRGASLVEYALLVALIAVVCIIAITFIGNQADEKFSEVGSAIG
- a CDS encoding response regulator transcription factor encodes the protein MTIRLMLADDHRMLREGLRRSMVEQGFDVVAEAGNGDEAVRLADQLRPDIVLMDVTMPEMDGVEATRQIRAIAPDVRIVMLTMHADQGVLADAIRAGASGYLVKDCSTEEIADAVRLAMSGESALSPQIAASMLDEVRRLGDAQAFGAADEERVVSRREEEVLQLIADGCSTPEVAERLYISQKTVKNHLASIYQKLDARDRTQAVLQAVRMGIVHLD